The Mariprofundus sp. NF sequence GCAAAAGCGTCGTTTTTCTTTTGCTTACAAATCAGCCACTAGTGTGGTCGATTTGGCAGCCCATCCATGGGCTGCACGGAAGCGCTGAATTAATCAGCACTTCCGTAAAGAGGCCTTACCCGGCCCGTTCACCGTAAGGGGAAAGAGATGAACAATGATCGCAAGCTGGTCTATTCCACAGAGAGCGGGCCGCTTGAGAAAGCCATGGCCGGCAAAAAAAACAGCCGTAAGAACAGAGCCCCGCAAAACACCCCTACCATTACAAACCCGGCCAAGCAGGGCATTCGCATTCGCCGTGAGTCCAAAGGGCGCGGTGGCAAAACTGTATCTATTATCGATGGGCTGCCACTGGACGAGAGCAGTCTGAAAATTCTTATGAAAAAATTGAAAGGTGCACTTGGCACCGGTGGTGCCGTCAAAAACGGCAGCCTTGAAATTCAGGGCGAACATAGAGACAAGCTTCTGCTACTACTGGAAAAAGAGGGGTATAAAGCCAAACTTTCAGGCGGTTGAGCAAGATTCTGCTACAAGGTTACAGATCAACTTAAAATCTGGACAAAAGAAAAGGCGGAGTTTGCACTCTCCGCCTTTTCTTTTATTGTGTTTGAGGACA is a genomic window containing:
- a CDS encoding translation initiation factor encodes the protein MNNDRKLVYSTESGPLEKAMAGKKNSRKNRAPQNTPTITNPAKQGIRIRRESKGRGGKTVSIIDGLPLDESSLKILMKKLKGALGTGGAVKNGSLEIQGEHRDKLLLLLEKEGYKAKLSGG